The Primulina tabacum isolate GXHZ01 chromosome 1, ASM2559414v2, whole genome shotgun sequence genome contains the following window.
aaaaatattattttttatgctaagattttaatgtgaatatcgataagtttgacatgtctcacaaataaagattcgtgagaccgtctcacaaaagacttacTCAAAATTTAgtcgtaaaaataaaaattttacccATAAAATGCAATAATTATGAAAGTTCAGATATGATTTGAAGTGATATACGGACCAACAAACATTTATTGCGATTAAACGTAATCCTGTTACGTATTAATTATGCATACGAAACACCATATTGATAATAACGCTGAATAGAGAAATAAACAGCACCAATACTTTTTTTAAGGTGGTGTACCTTAAGATGCCTGTCAATAAGACAATGACAAAAGTAATCGATGCGATTATTTGAAGGCCGTAGCCTAAATTCGAGATTCAATTGTAACGATCTTCAAAactaaaaaataatgataataataataatccactaatcaaaaagaaaaggaaaaacccatttaaaaatatcaaataaatatattgacTTTGTCAAGAAAATATCTACAGTATACAAAGGGTGGATTGGTCCTGATTTTGACGCATCCTACATTGTTGTGATCAAGACAATTGAACAAATGACACTATAAAATCCATAAGAATTATGTGGTGACCCGGAAGAGTCGTGTCCACGAGAGTTTCGAAAGATCTTCCCCATAATGGACATGCTCGATGAGCGGTCAGAGGTTGTAATTATTACATAGGCCCGAGTGCAGAGTTGTATGATTTAGCTTACCAGTTCCAAGTTCTCCGAACATCTGCTTACCAGAATTGTTCTTCCCTTGCAGATGTAGCACTCAAGCACTCGTGAATGAGGAGTCTTCGATAAAAGGCACCTAAATGAAAATGAAAGTGCAACAAAAGTAGACCCTTTTTTTATGCCTTCATCTTAATCCTTTGCAACCCGAACCACCAATCCACTGGGTGTCTGGACGGTTTTCAGGTGGCCTGAACCAATCAGAtctcgaagatgaaatcttatATCAAGAGGAGAAAGTTGGAGACGCTTCTTCTCCAAAGTAGCCAACAGCATCTCTTTGTATCGCTTACGATTCAGTAAAGACAAAAGCTCCTTCCTTCCCTTCAAAATAATGTGAATCTTTAGTATGGATTTCCACATTTCTAACAGCTCATAGTGTGCATAGCATTGGCTCAATGTTGTGCAACTCGAACCAACTATTTCGTGGATACAAACAATGACTAAATGAAcagataaaatataattttgcatCTTAAATATGAACCCCAAAAATGTGATGAGTAGCAATAAGCAATACCTGTGAGAGACCTTTGAGCACTGAACCAATGTTCGGAATTGAAAACCAATACATGTTTCGATCGATAAGTTGGCAAACCTAGAAAAGAAATACAAATTAATTTCAAGTTTTTCCAACAAAATCCAAGACCCAAACACAAGTACACATCCCTCTCTCGATAtggcaaatgcaaaagaagaAACAGGTGAAGTAAATCGTCTAAATAAGACTCGAAGCCGCTACGTAATGGACACAAGCAGTACTGCTTTCGTGAAAAGTGAAGTGTATGTATACTCACAAGAAGACCAGTGTTAATTAATTGAGTGATGTGATCCTCTTTCACCACTCCACCCAATGACAGAAGCGAGCACTGCAAAAGATATACAAGCTGCTGCTTCAAGCACAGTTATAAATTTGAACATTTATTCAAGGAAAACAATACTCACAAGTTCTTCATGCTCAATGCTAGTATCCAACTTGGATTGtatcacatgcattttaaaccACTCAAAAACGGTGacatcatttttcttcttttcttccAACCTTCTCATAACACCTTCAATCTAAAACAGTTCAAATACCTCTGTCAATCTTTGATCGTTAAGGATAAGATTCTTCATATGCAAGACAACAACATATCTTCTAATGTGATAGCGGTCGTACAGCACAAATTTCAACTATTCAAACAATACTCATACAGGAACAAATCACTGGGCAAGTAAAGACCCAAGAAAAATAGTCTGAAGGGAGAGTTCTAAAAATACAGGTTCTTCTATTTTTTGAATTGAGTCTGTTTTATAAGCTTAGATGAGATACAATGCacaattttttccaaacttTTGTAACATGATTCATAAAATAACGAAGAAATAACAAATCATGGAACCTCTAGGCTCCACAAACTCCTCCGGAAAGATGAAATAACAATACGGGATCAATGTTCTAAGAATAAAAGATACATGAAAGGAAGAAATTGGAATGACCCAAAATGCACGCCATTCATAACCCAATCCCATGCATTTAGGTTACAATTTATCAGAAACAACAGTTATTTGAGAATGAAAACATACATATTTAAGTATTTTCCTATAATCATAAGAGCACCAATTCCATGTACAAAATTTAAAGACTCGAGGAAAAATAGGCATGGACAAGTCACACCATTAACTGTTGAATTATGATTAGAAAAAAGGAATCCAGAAGGATCTAAATAAAAAAACCAACCTGTTTCACGTAGTCATCCATAAACATTATGGCATGATCATCCTGTCCAGTATTTAACTTAAATACACGCAACACTCTGTCCCTTCGCAAGGACTGCAGAGGATTAATAAAACAAGAAGGACCATTACATCCATTAATCATGAACCTAGTGAATAGagtaaaataaagaaaaaggtGAACAAAGAACATTTAGTTGAGAAGTGAACTTTAAAGTTTTCTGTATGGCAATATCCAAGATGGTCTTCTTATGGGGTGATTATGATTTTGTTTTCCATTAGCCTTTTTAAAACTATGTGCATTCATCACAACCACAGGACTTTGAGCGTGTGCGCACGATAATCACCCCATAAGAAGACCATCTTGGAATACAGTTCCTTTTAGGAGAATAATGCATGATCATTAGTAATGATAAATAAGGAGATAAAACAGTGAAGCATGATTTcaatcattaaaacataccTCGAATCAAGTAAACAATTGAAGTAATAATCACATTCcaacaagaaaaaaatatatctatAAGAAAATGTAAATGTTAAACAAGCTACTTAACCTCTAAATCTCGGTCCACTTGTGTCCTATCCACTATGCTGCTGTACAACTGTGACCGCAAAACAAAAGGTTGAACAGACACCTGAATACACACAGAACTCCAAAATTGGAAGCTTTGCAAACAAATAAAATTGAACTGCCTTGAAGAGATTCATAAAAGAGTAAATATATTAAACTTCCAAAATTTCAATATTGTACGTGAGAGTAAATAAAGACCTTTTCAATAGCTGAAAACTGAGCTCGCATCATCTGAAGAGCAACCAGAGTATCATTAAATGAGAAATCCTCCTCTGTGAAGCAAAGTACGCAAAATCAAACGATATCATAACAATGAGTCCAAGAAAGTTTAGGAAGAAAACAATCGGACAGACAATAAAGCATAAGAAGGAAAGTATATTGTTTCACCTCGGAAGGAAAAACCTGAACAATCAGCCACATTTTCCGGGTCAGTTTCCTCTCCGGATTCTTGATATCTTGGGCGTTTGCGGCCTGTGGACGGCTGTAAATCCCCCATTTTCTGGCTCACACAAATTACTACAATCAAATAAAACCTCTTTCTGGATAAGTCTTGACTTTTGTTGTCTCTTATCTCAATTTTCTTGCCTTTTCTCTTGATTCTTGTTTTCGAGCTCAAATCTCTCTCTACTCTCCAGATTTTTTCCCTTCTCTGCCCAAATATTTGAGCCAATTTTTCGGATTTTATATATCCTAGCGGATGATGCGTGTTCTGCATAAAATTGATACACGCATAATCTAATTTGATCtttaatatttaacaaaatcTCAATTTGATCCACTTTCTTTAGAATTTCTATGTTTTATCATTCTAATAATTTGCTCAAGTTGGTCTTttagatataaatatttttcaaaaatacccAAAATAACCATGgtagtattattattattattattattatacaaGTGTGTGAAAATGATATCAGAACGTACGCTCATTTATTTCATACATATAAATTAtcgttattaattaatttatcttgTCGAGGATGagataattatcaaattatgGATCCGAACATATATTGCATATTAATTTCAGGTTTTATTCCAATGTTTTGGAATATGTAAAACAATGAAATATGACAAATGTTAGCTATCATGAACAACCAGGAACATATGACTTATCAAATTACTAAAAcaaaatatgattcaaaatattatattcCTAGAAATAGACCTGGATTCCACTAAAGTCTCGGGAGATCTTAAAGAAATTCAAAATATGGTGCAAAATTATGGCAACCAGCTATATTTTATACCACGAAAAATTGAAGAAATcattgggaaaaaaaattattggaacGTTGAaagatattcaaacaagaatccTAATCTTGGAACAACAAATCAGTTCTAACAATAGAATATCGGGAGGAGGTTATCGCAATTTTTTAGCACCGAACTCTTATTACATcaaatagagaagataaaaccATGACTCTCTAACTCCCAAATTGCCCCGACGGTACATTGGCGTTGCCATTGAAATAAAACAAGTGGGATggtgtaacgaccatgggctccctcgggggccttgtccctCTTGGGTTTCCATTGGGGTATTTTTCCTCACTGGCTTTCccatgcgtcattactcatagaACTTCTCCAGCCCAGGCACTGGAGCTTTTACTTTCCCAGGATTAGAACCCAAGACCTCCTGAACTTATATAGGTCTTGGCAGCAATCCTGGTACCAGTTGGGctaactgaaacgtctgctattcgttttgcttaaaaattactagaattttttttctaacTCTCATAATTCGGCCGACCTTTaaacaaattatataaaataatttgccaccatttaaaaaaataaaacaaccaactagtatttgaaaagtcAAAGGAAAtcttcaaaacatgaaatcgtccaacgttttaccaaaccccaaaaacaataaatttaaaaaatgtagctcatactaaagctctcaaaaatttctcaataagcataaataaatagtcataaaatatttaacataatcataaacgtaaatacggaaaatagaagcgctagtcctcgggtcatgtgcacctccagtccagtcaaatcaggcatccaagcctccctcgacattattatcatactcacctgcatcattcacacctagtgagtctaaagactcaacacatcatgatagacttaatttagttGTGGTGATGAGAATCAAAATCAGTAGGAATAGCAATTACCAGAAGTCAATACAAAGCAGAAGCTATCGATTCGCTTTAAAGCAGTACTTTAGTTAGTACTCAACggcttagaaaaacagaagcagaactaagCAGAACTTAGCTTCACTAGAAAAGTATTTAACGGCTTTTACTcgatcttaaatgttaccgttactttatcaagtacgagtattaaatgcttcattaatgctgaacaaagtcatttaatacgcattacctattttggtatgaaacaagactgattgttttgtagtctttttgcaggaacctttttaagcaataaagctgtttctatcaggagtcaaagaagccgttttaattatagacgttggattcaagttatctatataaACGGATCAAACCCATTTAAAGAACAACGCTGATTATTTTATCAAGAAAGATattatctatccaacgttaCTTTGAGCAACCGCGAACCAATCGTTATCTTTCAAGCTCAACttgcagaaaagcagtacacgcttcatatcttacatctgatctttggagatcattttgtactgttGTTTCTTCAACTCTTCAAGCAAAACACGTTACGATAATTTtcgaagaagagtttgtaatctggaaaagagtcttttccagaaccttgttgtattgaattatattttgttgagttactaagagtttcattaggcaaaagataagtcatgctgaagtgggtgtgtacaagtgtgtactgtaaaatccaaagtcttttagtgataccttctggaaacagaagaaggggagacgtagaagattttatcttcaaacttccagaaacaactactctTCTACTGTCTACTGTTATTACTAGTTTTCACcttactccatcggatcgtttccgcacttatatttgtgatctgctggacttacGCCTGAACAAGAATAGttacaatctctaacaggattctagcaccctttgcaaaaactatcatcaaaggaaagagtttattcacccccgctctaaactctatatcgatccccaacaagtggtatcagagcagatttctcttgttctgaaaaGTTTACAACAGTTATGGCACATTTTAGCAAGGTtcccatgttctcaaaagaagactttgatgactggaagatccggatgcaagctCACCTTGTAGCTCAAGAtaatgacatgtggtatgtcatcacagatggtccattaaagattttaaagcctaatacaGCTATTGTTGTTACTGATGGTGCGCtacaaatggttgaaaaaccaagaagtgaatggactggcgaagataaaaagaaagccaatctcGACAACGTCACGAAGGACATTTTTtataaaactcttgataagaacaccttcagcaagatcaagatgtgcTCTACCgcgaaagaaatttgggaaaaactcattcaaatatgtgaaggaaatgagcagtaaaggaaaataaactgtctgtagcaatgcagatatttgaaaatctgaaaatgaaagcaagagaaactctaaatgagtttgatgaacggttcAGCAGCCTGGTTAATGAACTGACAGCCCTTGGGAAAGAATATGGCAACAGGGAAATAGCACTCAAAGTAATGAGAGCTATGTCCAGGGAATGGGACGTTAAAACAATGGccatgagagtctctaaagattTAAACAAGTTGGAgttacatgacttgtttgctgacttgaaagcctatgagttcgagctagaagtgagaagcggagaagagccctccACAAATCTACCAACCAAGGCTCTTACTGCTACTACTGCTAGTGTTGCtactgttgctgctgctgctacaGCTGTTCCACTAGCTTCACCTTCTTCCATTATTGAGAGCACTTctgaaaagatcagcaatgatgctatgtctctctttgtgaaaaagttctccagattcatgaaaaagaatcacCGAGCCTACCAAAGCCCTAATCgaaacttcaagaaggattcatCACCTGGTGACATGGCGTGTTTTAACTGTGAAAAgattggtcactttattgctgattgtctaaagcccaagaaagatgaccagaagaataaggaatacaagaggaatgacaagaaattcagaagagactgaaaagcgatgattgctgaggaaagcaagtctaaatgggcggattctagtACTGAGTcatctgactcagaaagtcattctagcgaaagtgatgcagaagagatcaaatgtcttatGGCGGATATCgaaccaacctcgacatctggagaggtactagactttgactctgacgaatttacacgaactgatttaattaaagcactgcatgacatggtgggagagtactcgagactttttcaatcattcgaggaagttaagattgaaaatctaaacttaaaggatcaagtcagtaagttcacttgtttacaagagaacagctgcaatgatttaaaagttgagatgagtaagttgagaactgagaatgaaagagtaaatgcagattaccagacaatgagatctgaaaatcataagctgtctgttctggtaaatgcatggaataagTCGTCTGCTTCattggaaaagatgcaagaattgcagaagcaatcctgagacagaagtggtctcggattcaacaataatgaaagcacttctgaaaccagTACCAAACCAGAACTGGATACAAGCAAGAAATACATTCGTTTTGTTAAATCcggtgtggtatatgaaccagaagtaccaactgttcgagttgaaaggaatgtaaatcagatgaacataaggaagcattatggtctgggttatgttgaacctaaggagagagttcaccagagttctgaatccagtagaggattcaacacaggaggacaaccctctatgaaggttaaaaactaccagtactataattctagacctgttcagaagagatacatgcCAGACAACACAAatagaagggaagaacaacattctaagatgcatAGTGTTAGAAATAACATgccttctgttgcacacacctctttggatacccgaagtacaaggtcaccaagaattgtacaaatgtgggtccctaaaggactgataaagcttggacccaaatagatatgggtatcagatactaaaatttgtgtttgcagaaACAGAAGAAGAAAACCAACATCAGCAATTCTACATGGTACCTGGACAGTGGctgttccagacatatgactaGACAAATGAATCTACtttcagaagtaatgagttgtgctggaccaaagataacttttggggacaactcaaaaagTAAAatcgtgggtaagggtaaggtTATCCATGATAACATAAATATTAATGATGTACTCCTGGTTGAGAATCTTTGTtacaacttgattagcattagtcaactgtgtgataatggttattctgtggattttcagaagcacacatgcacagttaaaaatgctgatgaatctattgtattaactggaaaaagagaaggcaacacatACAAAGTTTCTTGGAATACAGATCTCAttaatgttcctacatgtttagttgcctctcttagtgataaacattggctatggcacaagagattgaatcacctgaatttcaattcaatcaacaatctcaagaagcagaatttagttgatggtttacctgatattaactttgttaagaatcatatttgttctgcatgtcaacttggcaagCAGGTGAGATCTAACTTCAAGaacaaaggtagtaaatcaacttcaagttgtttggaattattgcatatggacttttTTGGttcaatccctatcatgagcttagggggaatgaagtatacacttgttgttgttgatgacttttctagatttacgtGTGTCATATTTCttactggaaaagatcaaaccagtagcctcctgatcaagcttctgaaaaagattcaaaatgaaatatCAATTTCCataattaaaatcagaagtgatctgggtactgagtttactaacaatATTCTTGAGTTGTATTTAGATGAACAGGGTAtttatcatgaatattcagctgccagaacacctcaacaaaatggagtagctgaaagaagaaacAGAACTTTTaaggaagctgctagaacaatgctagcagatgcagacatctctcagcgcttctgggcagaagcaatcaacaccgCATGCTatacacaaaacagaaccatgataAAAAAGAGGCACAATCAGACTCCAGATGAAATATgaaaagggagtaagcctagtgtatcttactttcatgtatttggttgcaaatgctttgtgcacaataatggtaaaaaaTATTTGACTGCATTTGATTAAAAATTAGATGCTGTActttttcttggatattctgcagtaagcaaagctttcagaatcttcaataatagaactctcaatgttgaagaatctgttaATGTTGTCTTCGATGAAGACAGTAGTGCTCCTGAAATTTCTAATATGTCTAATTTGAGTAACAGATTAGACatgattcatctggaactggatagtgaagacgATGCAGAACCAAAAATCAATGATGTCCAAAATCCAaaaccagacattcctctggtagaaccaGTTGTTCAGACACAAGATTTACCAGAAGTGAACATTCCAGAACCGGCTACTGCTTTGGCTAAACCTATTTCGAATacatcaaaccaggaagaaatttctttaaaccctttcatctggagaaaatcacatcctccatccttggttattggaaatccagcagctcctttgagaaccagaaggcaaatgattaatgaatatatgcatgctgctttcatatctcaggatgaaccaaagaaaattgaagaagctcttttgGATCCTAGCTGG
Protein-coding sequences here:
- the LOC142544961 gene encoding uncharacterized protein LOC142544961 isoform X4 — encoded protein: MQNTHHPLGYIKSEKLAQIFGQRREKIWRVERDLSSKTRIKRKGKKIEIRDNKSQDLSRKRFYLIVVICVSQKMGDLQPSTGRKRPRYQESGEETDPENVADCSEEDFSFNDTLVALQMMRAQFSAIEKLYSSIVDRTQVDRDLESLRRDRVLRVFKLNTGQDDHAIMFMDDYVKQIEGVMRRLEEKKKNDVTVFEWFKMHVIQSKLDTSIEHEELCSLLSLGGVVKEDHITQLINTGLLVCQLIDRNMYWFSIPNIGSVLKGLSQGRKELLSLLNRKRYKEMLLATLEKKRLQLSPLDIRFHLRDLIGSGHLKTVQTPSGLVVRVAKD
- the LOC142544961 gene encoding uncharacterized protein LOC142544961 isoform X2, translating into MQNTHHPLGYIKSEKLAQIFGQRREKIWRVERDLSSKTRIKRKGKKIEIRDNKSQDLSRKRFYLIVVICVSQKMGDLQPSTGRKRPRYQESGEETDPENVADCSEEDFSFNDTLVALQMMRAQFSAIEKVSVQPFVLRSQLYSSIVDRTQVDRDLESLRRDRVLRVFKLNTGQDDHAIMFMDDYVKQIEGVMRRLEEKKKNDVTVFEWFKMHVIQSKLDTSIEHEELCSLLSLGGVVKEDHITQLINTGLLVCQLIDRNMYWFSIPNIGSVLKGLSQGRKELLSLLNRKRYKEMLLATLEKKRLQLSPLDIRFHLRDLIGSGHLKTVQTPSGLVVRVAKD
- the LOC142544961 gene encoding uncharacterized protein LOC142544961 isoform X3, with the protein product MQNTHHPLGYIKSEKLAQIFGQRREKIWRVERDLSSKTRIKRKGKKIEIRDNKSQDLSRKRFYLIVVICVSQKMGDLQPSTGRKRPRYQESGEETDPENVADCSGFSFREEDFSFNDTLVALQMMRAQFSAIEKLYSSIVDRTQVDRDLESLRRDRVLRVFKLNTGQDDHAIMFMDDYVKQIEGVMRRLEEKKKNDVTVFEWFKMHVIQSKLDTSIEHEELCSLLSLGGVVKEDHITQLINTGLLVCQLIDRNMYWFSIPNIGSVLKGLSQGRKELLSLLNRKRYKEMLLATLEKKRLQLSPLDIRFHLRDLIGSGHLKTVQTPSGLVVRVAKD
- the LOC142544961 gene encoding uncharacterized protein LOC142544961 isoform X1, which encodes MQNTHHPLGYIKSEKLAQIFGQRREKIWRVERDLSSKTRIKRKGKKIEIRDNKSQDLSRKRFYLIVVICVSQKMGDLQPSTGRKRPRYQESGEETDPENVADCSGFSFREEDFSFNDTLVALQMMRAQFSAIEKVSVQPFVLRSQLYSSIVDRTQVDRDLESLRRDRVLRVFKLNTGQDDHAIMFMDDYVKQIEGVMRRLEEKKKNDVTVFEWFKMHVIQSKLDTSIEHEELCSLLSLGGVVKEDHITQLINTGLLVCQLIDRNMYWFSIPNIGSVLKGLSQGRKELLSLLNRKRYKEMLLATLEKKRLQLSPLDIRFHLRDLIGSGHLKTVQTPSGLVVRVAKD
- the LOC142544961 gene encoding uncharacterized protein LOC142544961 isoform X5 encodes the protein MQNTHHPLGYIKSEKLAQIFGQRREKIWRVERDLSSKTRIKRKGKKIEIRDNKSQDLSRKRFYLIVVICVSQKMGDLQPSTGRKRPRYQESGEETDPENVADCSGFSFREEDFSFNDTLVALQMMRAQFSAIEKVSVQPFVLRSQLYSSIVDRTQVDRDLESLRRDRVLRVFKLNTGQDDHAIMFMDDYVKQIEGVMRRLEEKKKNDVTVFEWFKMHVIQSKLDTSIEHEELCSLLSLGGVVKEDHITQLINTGLLVCQLIDRNMYWFSIPNIGSVLKGLSQEGAFVFTES